Proteins from a genomic interval of Papaver somniferum cultivar HN1 chromosome 4, ASM357369v1, whole genome shotgun sequence:
- the LOC113273800 gene encoding early light-induced protein, chloroplastic-like — protein sequence MATASINHAILANHVSRVRIQTRRNASFSVRCMAEEKQPQQPMTTSSGTTPPPAAAQTPIATPTFPPPRAAPKKMSTKFGDLLAFSGPAPERINGRLAMIGFVAAMGVEVARGTDVAAQLADGGLPWFVITSVVLSVASLIPLSQGVSVESKSDGLMSSSAEMWNGRVAMLGLVALVLTEVAKGGALI from the exons ATGGCTACTGCTTCAATTAATCACGCGATCTTGGCTAACCATGTCAGCCGTGTCCGAATCCAAACACGAAGAAATGCTAGTTTCAGTGTTCGTTGCATGGCTGAGGAAAAACAACCACAACAACCAATGACAACCAGTAGTGGAACCACTccaccaccagcagcagcacaaacTCCGATTGCAACTCCGACTTTCCCACCACCGCGTGCTGCACCAAAG AAGATGAGCACAAAGTTTGGCGATTTATTAGCATTCAGCGGTCCAGCACCGGAGAGAATTAACGGAAGACTTGCCATGATTGGGTTTGTTGCTGCTATGGGAGTCGAAGTTGCTAGAGGTACTGATGTCGCTGCACAATTGGCTGATGGAGGACTTCCATGGTTTGTGATAACCAGTGTTGTGCTATCAGTGGCCTCTCTTATACCATTGTCTCAAGGTGTCAGTGTTGAATCAAAATCAGATGGTTTGATGTCTTCAAGTGCTGAAATGTGGAATGGCAGAGTTGCAATGTTGGGTTTAGTTGCATTGGTCCTTACTGAGGTTGCTAAGGGTGGAGCccttatttaa